One stretch of Streptomyces sp. A2-16 DNA includes these proteins:
- a CDS encoding aromatic amino acid ammonia-lyase, with protein sequence MSSRIVDTPDPVATGHTGLVVLDGIGLGVADVTRLADGSARPVPGTEAMKRVTESWDAARQIAATGRVYGRSTGVGANRNEDVPTDAAAEHGLRLLRSHAGAIGEELPARQVRAMLAVRTNQLLAGGAGLRPTVVTALCEALENGAYPVVNEFGSVGTGDIAALAQAGLALTGEHPWRGVVGAPRPQPLDNNDALAFISSNALTLGQAALALHELRGLIEATQVVGALSLLAVDGSHEAYAAPVHTARPHRGSAEVARRMRKLIGAEDRPTPPLGRIQDPYGFRCLPQIHGPAHDAADALEEVLAIEINAAAENPLISPEDMAAYHHGGFYQAQLALALDHFRLALTQVARLSTSRLSTLNEPAFTRLRPFLADPEPASSGVMILEYAAGAALGDLRAFSAPASLGHAVLSRGVEEQASFASLAARQTLRACGAYRLVVGCELVAAVRALRQRDLRPDPELPVGRALELAEAVLEEDTADRPLTGDVTAAAALLDRFTDIWRGIEA encoded by the coding sequence ATGTCGTCTCGGATCGTGGACACGCCGGATCCCGTCGCCACCGGGCACACCGGTCTGGTGGTCCTCGACGGGATCGGACTCGGTGTCGCGGACGTCACCCGTCTCGCCGACGGAAGCGCGCGACCGGTGCCCGGGACCGAGGCGATGAAGCGCGTGACGGAGTCCTGGGACGCCGCCCGCCAGATCGCCGCGACCGGACGCGTCTACGGCCGCTCGACCGGAGTGGGCGCCAACCGGAACGAGGACGTACCCACCGACGCGGCCGCCGAGCACGGACTGCGGCTGCTGCGCAGCCACGCCGGCGCCATTGGTGAGGAACTCCCGGCCCGACAGGTCCGCGCGATGCTCGCGGTCCGCACCAACCAGCTCCTCGCGGGCGGGGCCGGGCTGCGGCCGACGGTGGTGACCGCCCTGTGCGAGGCGCTGGAGAACGGGGCGTACCCGGTCGTCAACGAGTTCGGTTCGGTCGGCACCGGGGACATCGCGGCGCTGGCCCAGGCGGGGCTGGCGCTCACCGGGGAACACCCGTGGCGGGGCGTCGTCGGCGCACCCCGGCCCCAGCCCCTCGACAACAACGACGCCCTCGCCTTCATCAGCAGCAACGCCCTCACCCTCGGACAGGCCGCCCTCGCCCTGCACGAACTGCGCGGCCTGATCGAGGCCACGCAGGTCGTCGGGGCGCTCTCCCTGCTGGCCGTGGACGGCTCGCACGAGGCGTACGCCGCCCCCGTGCACACCGCCCGCCCGCACCGTGGCTCCGCCGAAGTGGCCCGGCGGATGCGGAAACTGATCGGCGCCGAGGACCGGCCCACCCCACCGCTCGGCCGCATCCAGGACCCGTACGGCTTCCGGTGCCTGCCCCAGATCCACGGCCCCGCCCATGACGCCGCCGACGCCCTGGAGGAGGTCCTCGCGATCGAGATCAACGCGGCCGCCGAGAACCCCCTCATCTCCCCCGAGGACATGGCCGCCTACCACCACGGCGGCTTCTACCAGGCCCAACTCGCCCTCGCCCTGGACCACTTCAGGCTCGCCCTCACCCAGGTCGCGCGCCTGTCCACATCCCGGCTCTCCACGCTCAACGAGCCCGCCTTCACCCGCCTCAGGCCCTTCCTCGCCGACCCGGAGCCCGCCTCCTCCGGCGTGATGATCCTGGAGTACGCCGCCGGAGCCGCCCTCGGCGACCTGCGGGCCTTCTCCGCGCCCGCCTCCCTCGGGCACGCTGTACTCTCCCGAGGCGTCGAGGAACAGGCCAGCTTCGCCTCGCTCGCCGCCCGTCAGACACTGCGCGCGTGCGGCGCGTACCGTCTCGTCGTCGGCTGCGAACTCGTCGCCGCCGTACGGGCGCTGCGCCAGCGCGACCTGCGGCCCGACCCGGAACTGCCGGTGGGCCGCGCGCTGGAACTCGCCGAGGCGGTGCTGGAGGAGGACACGGCCGACCGGCCGCTCACGGGCGACGTGACGGCGGCGGCCGCACTGCTCGACCGGTTCACGGACATCTGGAGGGGGATCGAGGCATGA
- a CDS encoding roadblock/LC7 domain-containing protein, which produces MAAAQDAILEELRRLRARVPQLTGALAADTDGLVLAQDTPGVDPETVAALTGATRTLAVQLADETGQGDLRELLVRGVYGYVATYPAGAGAVVTLLAQDRVNVGRLHLEGRRAGARIGELVASAATEPAQAIAKAPAKPAPARARAARTSRAKPVDTRAAATAPTAARTTTES; this is translated from the coding sequence ATGGCAGCAGCTCAGGACGCGATCCTGGAGGAGCTGCGCCGGCTCAGAGCCCGGGTGCCACAACTCACCGGCGCTCTCGCGGCCGACACGGACGGTCTCGTCCTGGCCCAGGACACCCCGGGCGTCGACCCGGAGACGGTGGCCGCGCTCACCGGGGCCACCCGGACGCTCGCCGTCCAGCTGGCCGACGAGACCGGCCAGGGAGACCTGCGCGAACTCCTCGTACGGGGCGTGTACGGCTACGTCGCCACGTACCCGGCGGGCGCCGGGGCCGTCGTCACGCTGCTCGCGCAGGACCGGGTCAACGTCGGCCGCCTCCATCTGGAGGGCCGGCGGGCGGGGGCCCGAATCGGGGAGCTCGTCGCCAGCGCGGCCACCGAGCCCGCACAAGCCATCGCGAAGGCGCCCGCGAAACCCGCTCCGGCCCGCGCCAGAGCGGCCCGCACGTCCCGGGCCAAGCCCGTGGACACCCGCGCCGCGGCCACCGCACCGACGGCGGCCCGCACCACCACCGAAAGTTGA
- a CDS encoding ABC transporter substrate-binding protein: MNRRTLLGALAGAAVTVPALSACSSGITSLDGGGTTSGGSGSSKGGVTIGTANFTENQVLGYLYAAVLQQAGVKVKVRPNLGTREIVIPALKAGDIDLLPEYQGALLNYLAPKDASAEPGTMQNALTLALPTGLQVLPYGQAADSDCFVVTRATAKKYGLVTLADLAKRNGELVIGAAPEVKKRRVGAVGLKDVYGVEFKEFKSLDSDGPLVKGALKKGDVDVANLFTTDTDIAANDWVVLTDPKNLIPSQHIVPLIADRKADDTVRKALARLGNILTTAQLTQLNSQVDNDKKDPEDVANAYAKQHGLTTG; the protein is encoded by the coding sequence ATGAACCGTCGCACCCTCCTCGGCGCCCTCGCCGGAGCAGCCGTCACCGTCCCCGCCCTCTCCGCCTGCTCCAGCGGCATCACCTCGCTCGACGGCGGCGGCACCACCTCCGGCGGCAGCGGCTCCAGCAAGGGCGGAGTCACCATCGGCACCGCCAACTTCACCGAGAACCAGGTCCTCGGCTACCTGTACGCGGCCGTGCTCCAGCAGGCCGGCGTCAAGGTGAAGGTCCGCCCCAACCTCGGCACCCGCGAGATCGTGATCCCCGCCCTCAAGGCGGGCGACATCGACCTCCTTCCCGAGTACCAGGGCGCCCTCCTCAACTACCTCGCCCCCAAGGACGCCTCCGCCGAGCCCGGCACCATGCAGAACGCCCTCACCCTGGCCCTGCCCACCGGCCTCCAGGTCCTCCCGTACGGCCAGGCGGCCGACTCCGACTGCTTCGTCGTCACCCGCGCCACCGCGAAGAAGTACGGTCTCGTCACCCTCGCCGACCTCGCCAAGCGGAACGGCGAGCTGGTCATCGGCGCAGCGCCCGAGGTGAAGAAGCGCCGGGTGGGCGCGGTCGGCCTCAAGGACGTGTACGGCGTCGAGTTCAAGGAGTTCAAGTCCCTCGACTCGGACGGCCCGCTCGTCAAGGGCGCCCTGAAGAAGGGCGACGTGGACGTGGCGAACCTCTTCACCACCGACACCGACATCGCCGCCAACGACTGGGTGGTGCTGACCGACCCCAAGAACCTCATCCCCAGCCAGCACATCGTCCCTCTCATCGCCGACCGCAAGGCCGACGACACCGTCCGCAAGGCCCTCGCCCGCCTCGGAAACATCCTCACCACCGCCCAGCTCACCCAGCTCAACAGCCAGGTGGACAACGACAAGAAGGACCCCGAGGACGTGGCGAACGCCTACGCGAAGCAGCACGGACTGACCACGGGCTGA
- a CDS encoding SDR family oxidoreductase, with protein sequence MSYENLSGRTAVVTGAASGIGEAVAVLLAAQGARVALLARRGERLDAVAGKIRADGGQALAVVADVTDDASVAAAVESVHAAYGSVDLVVNNAGVMLPNPIADARVDEWQRMIDTNVTGVLRIIGAFAGDLYEAAEQGRSADLVNVSSIGAHITGFTNYAVYGATKAAVTHLSALLRNEFGPRGVRVTNIEPGLTETELATHIDNDGLREQIGGMFEAMGALAAAELADLVAYVTSRPRHVNLRQVMVLPTAQV encoded by the coding sequence ATGTCGTACGAGAACCTTTCAGGGCGTACCGCGGTCGTCACCGGGGCCGCGAGCGGGATCGGTGAGGCGGTCGCCGTGCTGCTGGCCGCGCAGGGAGCCCGGGTCGCGCTGCTCGCGCGCCGCGGTGAGCGGCTGGACGCGGTGGCCGGGAAGATCCGGGCCGACGGCGGACAGGCGCTGGCGGTGGTCGCCGACGTCACCGACGACGCGTCCGTGGCGGCCGCCGTGGAGAGCGTCCACGCGGCCTACGGGAGCGTCGACCTGGTGGTGAACAACGCCGGGGTGATGCTGCCGAACCCGATCGCGGACGCCCGCGTCGACGAGTGGCAGCGGATGATCGACACCAATGTCACCGGTGTCCTGCGGATCATCGGCGCGTTCGCCGGCGACCTGTACGAGGCGGCCGAGCAGGGGCGCAGCGCGGACCTGGTCAACGTCTCCTCCATCGGCGCGCACATCACCGGCTTCACCAACTACGCCGTGTACGGGGCGACGAAGGCCGCCGTCACCCATCTCTCGGCGCTGCTGCGCAACGAGTTCGGGCCGCGGGGTGTGCGGGTGACCAACATCGAGCCGGGGCTGACGGAGACCGAACTGGCCACGCACATCGACAACGACGGGCTGCGGGAGCAGATCGGCGGGATGTTCGAGGCGATGGGCGCGCTGGCGGCCGCAGAGCTCGCCGACCTCGTCGCCTACGTCACCAGCCGGCCCCGGCACGTCAACCTGCGCCAGGTCATGGTGCTGCCGACCGCGCAGGTGTGA
- a CDS encoding ABC transporter permease, with product MYELIKNLGSWLTSGSQWAGTDGIAHRLAEHLQYSLLATLVAAAIGLPLGLLIGHTGKGAFVAINLASFGRALPTVGLVVLVFLAGGLSMLPVYVALVALAVPAIVTNTYAGMTAVDPDVKDAARGQGMRGHQVLFQVELPLALPLIMTGLRLALIQVVATATIAAYVSFGGLGRYVFDGLAQRDLVQVLGGAVLVAVIAVALDLLLSGLQRFLFRHRTA from the coding sequence ATGTACGAACTCATCAAGAACCTCGGCTCCTGGCTGACCAGCGGCTCCCAGTGGGCCGGCACCGACGGCATCGCCCACCGGCTCGCCGAACACCTCCAGTACTCGCTCCTGGCGACCCTCGTCGCCGCCGCGATCGGCCTGCCCCTCGGCCTGCTGATCGGCCACACCGGCAAGGGCGCCTTCGTCGCGATCAACCTCGCGTCCTTCGGCCGCGCCCTGCCCACCGTCGGCCTGGTCGTGCTGGTCTTCCTCGCCGGCGGCCTGTCCATGCTCCCGGTCTACGTCGCCCTCGTCGCCCTCGCGGTCCCGGCGATCGTCACCAACACCTACGCCGGCATGACCGCCGTCGACCCCGATGTCAAGGACGCCGCCCGCGGCCAGGGCATGCGCGGCCACCAGGTCCTGTTCCAGGTCGAGCTGCCCCTCGCGCTCCCCCTGATCATGACCGGCCTGCGCCTGGCACTGATCCAGGTCGTCGCCACCGCAACCATCGCCGCCTACGTCTCCTTCGGGGGCCTGGGCCGCTACGTCTTCGACGGCCTCGCCCAGCGCGACCTCGTGCAGGTCCTCGGCGGGGCGGTGCTGGTCGCCGTGATCGCCGTCGCCCTCGACCTGCTGCTCTCCGGCCTCCAGCGCTTCCTCTTCCGCCACCGCACTGCCTAA
- a CDS encoding ATP-binding cassette domain-containing protein, producing MIQFDAVHKRFPNGTTAVHDLTLDMPEGGVTVLVGSSGCGKTTTLRMINRMVEPTSGTIKVGGKDVTDQDAAELRRSIGYVIQQSGLFPHRTVLDNIATVPLLLGHGRKKARARAAELLETVGLSAEAGKRYPHQLSGGQQQRVGVARALAADPPVLLMDEPFGAVDPVVRTQLQDELLRLQKELNKTIVFVTHDVDEAVRLGDRIAIFRTGGHLVQCAPPAELLARPADDFVADFLGAERGLKLLSLKSLAEVPQGPAPDGGAWTLVRDEAGKPTHWRSAEGAEALDIPLRPLGDGDSLLAALDESVASPTGLVARVDADGVLTGVTSRDDIHRHAGLAHTEARVAA from the coding sequence ATGATCCAGTTCGACGCGGTCCACAAGCGCTTCCCCAACGGCACGACAGCCGTGCACGACCTGACCCTCGACATGCCGGAAGGCGGCGTGACCGTCCTCGTCGGATCCTCCGGTTGCGGCAAGACGACCACCCTCAGGATGATCAACCGGATGGTCGAACCGACCTCCGGCACCATCAAGGTCGGCGGCAAGGACGTCACCGACCAGGACGCGGCCGAACTGCGCCGCTCCATCGGCTACGTCATCCAGCAGTCGGGCCTCTTCCCGCACCGCACGGTGCTGGACAACATCGCCACCGTCCCGCTGCTGCTCGGCCACGGCCGCAAGAAGGCCCGGGCCCGGGCGGCGGAACTGCTGGAGACCGTAGGCCTGAGCGCCGAGGCCGGCAAGCGGTACCCGCACCAGCTCTCCGGCGGCCAGCAGCAGCGCGTCGGCGTCGCCCGCGCCCTCGCCGCCGACCCGCCGGTGCTGCTCATGGACGAACCCTTCGGCGCGGTCGACCCGGTGGTGCGCACCCAGCTCCAGGACGAACTGCTCAGACTCCAGAAGGAGTTGAACAAGACCATCGTCTTCGTCACGCACGACGTCGACGAGGCCGTCCGGCTCGGCGACCGCATCGCGATCTTCCGCACCGGCGGCCACCTCGTCCAGTGCGCCCCGCCCGCCGAACTCCTCGCCCGCCCCGCCGACGACTTCGTGGCCGACTTCCTCGGCGCCGAGCGCGGCCTGAAGCTCCTCTCGCTGAAGTCCCTCGCCGAGGTCCCCCAGGGCCCGGCCCCGGACGGCGGCGCCTGGACCCTCGTACGCGACGAAGCCGGAAAGCCGACGCACTGGCGCTCGGCGGAAGGCGCGGAAGCCCTCGACATCCCCCTGCGGCCGCTCGGGGACGGCGACTCGCTGCTCGCCGCCCTCGACGAGTCGGTGGCCTCCCCCACCGGCCTGGTCGCCCGCGTCGACGCCGACGGCGTCCTGACCGGGGTCACCTCCCGCGACGACATCCACCGGCACGCGGGCCTGGCGCACACGGAAGCCCGGGTGGCCGCATGA
- the hutU gene encoding urocanate hydratase, whose product MSGPRPVRAPRGTELSALGWQQEAALRMLQNNLDPEVAEHPDKLVVYGGTGKAARDWRSFDAMVRTLRTLKQDETMLVQSGRPVGVMQTHEWAPRVLIANSNLVGDWANWEEFRRLEALGLTMYGQMTAGSWIYIGTQGILQGTYETFSAVAAKKFNGTLAGTITLTAGLGGMGGAQPLAVTMNDGVAICIDCDPRAIERRIEHRYLDVKADSLEHALQLAVEARDARRPLSIGLLGNAAELLPRMLAEGAPIDIVTDQTSAHDPLAYLPTGIAFEDMADAAAKDPAGFTTRARESMARHVEAMVGFMDAGAEVFDYGNSIRGEAQLAGYERAFAFPGFVPAYIRPLFCEGKGPFRWAALSGEASDIAKTDKAILELFPENESLARWIKMAGERVHFQGLPARICWLGYGERDKAGERFNDMVASGELAAPLAIGRDHLDCGSVASPYRETEAMLDGSDAIADWPLLNAMVNVASGASWVSLHHGGGVGMGRSIHAGQVSVADGTKLAGEKVRRVLTNDPGMGVIRHVDAGYDIAESVADERGVRVPMREGDSA is encoded by the coding sequence ATGTCAGGACCCCGCCCCGTACGAGCGCCGCGCGGTACGGAACTGAGCGCCCTGGGATGGCAGCAGGAAGCCGCCCTGCGGATGCTGCAGAACAACCTGGACCCCGAGGTCGCCGAACACCCCGACAAGCTCGTCGTCTACGGCGGCACCGGCAAGGCCGCCCGCGACTGGCGCTCCTTCGACGCCATGGTCCGCACCCTGCGCACCCTCAAGCAGGACGAGACCATGCTGGTCCAGTCCGGCCGCCCGGTCGGCGTCATGCAGACCCACGAGTGGGCCCCGCGTGTCCTGATCGCCAACTCCAACCTCGTCGGCGACTGGGCCAACTGGGAGGAGTTCCGCCGCCTGGAGGCCCTCGGCCTGACCATGTACGGCCAGATGACCGCCGGTTCCTGGATCTACATCGGCACCCAGGGCATCCTCCAGGGCACCTACGAGACCTTCTCCGCCGTCGCCGCGAAGAAGTTCAACGGCACCCTCGCCGGCACGATCACCCTCACCGCCGGCCTCGGCGGCATGGGCGGCGCCCAGCCCCTCGCGGTCACCATGAACGACGGTGTGGCGATCTGTATCGACTGCGACCCGCGCGCCATCGAGCGCCGCATCGAGCACCGCTACCTGGACGTGAAGGCCGACAGCCTGGAGCACGCCCTCCAGCTCGCCGTCGAGGCCCGGGACGCCCGCCGCCCGCTCTCCATCGGCCTGCTGGGCAACGCCGCCGAGCTGCTGCCGCGCATGCTCGCCGAAGGCGCGCCCATCGACATCGTCACCGACCAGACCTCGGCGCACGACCCGCTGGCCTACCTGCCGACGGGCATCGCCTTCGAGGACATGGCCGACGCCGCCGCCAAGGACCCGGCGGGCTTCACCACCCGGGCCCGCGAGTCGATGGCCCGCCACGTCGAGGCCATGGTCGGCTTCATGGACGCCGGCGCCGAGGTCTTCGACTACGGCAACTCCATCCGCGGCGAGGCCCAGCTCGCCGGGTACGAGCGGGCGTTCGCCTTCCCCGGGTTCGTGCCCGCCTACATCCGGCCGCTGTTCTGCGAGGGCAAGGGCCCCTTCCGCTGGGCCGCGCTGTCCGGTGAGGCCTCCGACATCGCCAAGACCGACAAGGCGATCCTGGAGCTCTTCCCCGAGAACGAGTCCCTCGCCCGCTGGATCAAGATGGCCGGGGAACGGGTCCACTTCCAGGGCCTCCCCGCCCGGATCTGCTGGCTCGGCTACGGCGAGCGCGACAAGGCCGGCGAGCGCTTCAACGACATGGTGGCGAGCGGCGAGCTCGCGGCACCGCTGGCGATCGGGCGCGACCACCTCGACTGCGGCTCCGTCGCCTCCCCGTACCGCGAGACCGAGGCCATGCTCGACGGGTCCGACGCGATCGCGGACTGGCCGCTGCTGAACGCCATGGTCAACGTGGCCTCGGGCGCCTCCTGGGTGTCCCTGCACCACGGCGGCGGCGTCGGCATGGGGCGGTCCATCCACGCAGGCCAGGTCTCCGTGGCCGACGGCACCAAGCTGGCGGGCGAGAAGGTCCGGCGGGTGCTGACCAACGACCCCGGCATGGGCGTCATCCGGCACGTGGACGCCGGGTACGACATCGCGGAGTCCGTCGCCGACGAGCGGGGCGTGCGGGTCCCGATGCGCGAAGGTGACTCGGCGTGA
- a CDS encoding MurR/RpiR family transcriptional regulator → MSDMGVADTPAGRLQTLFEGHRLTPTQRRIAHSMVRRAADVPFLSSVELAELAGVSQPSVTRFAVALGFDGYPALRRHLREVAPAEQTADSASYNEYQQAVEAEIENLRHLAEVLADPRPVQKAGRLLAASRPLPVLGLRAAASQAYGFAYFAAKVHPDVRLLHEGGTMIHDRIDAAVRAGASALLCFALPRHPREVVDTLAYAKEAGLTVVTVADSAFAPVAKVSDLLLPAAVGTGLAFDTACAPMLLGRVLLEAMCDDLPDAQARLEEFDARAAARGLFVE, encoded by the coding sequence ATGAGCGACATGGGTGTGGCGGACACTCCCGCGGGACGGCTTCAGACACTGTTCGAGGGGCACCGGCTCACGCCGACCCAGCGGCGCATCGCGCACAGCATGGTGCGCAGGGCAGCCGACGTGCCGTTCCTGTCCAGCGTGGAGCTGGCCGAGCTCGCCGGGGTCAGCCAGCCCTCCGTCACCCGCTTCGCCGTCGCCCTCGGCTTCGACGGCTACCCCGCGCTGCGCAGGCACCTGCGCGAGGTCGCGCCGGCCGAGCAGACGGCGGACTCGGCCTCGTACAACGAGTACCAGCAGGCCGTCGAGGCCGAGATCGAGAACCTCAGGCATCTGGCGGAGGTCCTCGCCGACCCCCGCCCGGTGCAGAAGGCCGGCCGGCTGCTCGCGGCCTCCCGCCCCCTGCCGGTGCTCGGCCTGCGGGCCGCCGCCTCCCAGGCCTACGGCTTCGCGTACTTCGCCGCCAAGGTCCATCCGGACGTACGGCTGCTCCACGAGGGCGGCACGATGATCCACGACCGCATCGACGCCGCCGTCCGCGCGGGCGCCTCGGCCCTGCTGTGCTTCGCGCTGCCCCGGCATCCGCGCGAGGTCGTGGACACCCTCGCCTACGCCAAGGAGGCGGGGCTGACCGTCGTCACGGTCGCCGACTCCGCCTTCGCGCCGGTCGCCAAGGTCTCCGACCTCCTGCTGCCCGCCGCCGTCGGCACCGGGCTCGCCTTCGACACCGCCTGCGCGCCGATGCTCCTGGGCCGGGTGCTGCTGGAGGCGATGTGCGACGACCTGCCGGACGCGCAGGCCCGCCTCGAGGAGTTCGACGCGCGGGCGGCGGCACGAGGACTCTTCGTGGAGTAG
- a CDS encoding ABC transporter permease produces the protein MTIDWSWISGHTDDLTTLTVSHLQAALSAVFLGLLISLPLAVVAHRIRPLRGFLLGLSNVLFTIPSIAIFVLLLPVSGLTRTTTVIGLTVYTLVVLLRNTVEGLDSVPARTKEAAKAMGTRPLRTLLTVELPLALPVIMAGVRIATVMSISLVSVATYIGDGGLGQLFTDGFQRDFPTPVIVGVVLTLLLAVVADALLVALQYVLTPWRRRRA, from the coding sequence ATGACCATCGACTGGTCGTGGATCTCCGGCCACACCGACGACCTGACCACCCTCACGGTCTCCCACCTCCAGGCGGCCCTCAGCGCCGTTTTCCTCGGCCTGCTGATCAGCCTGCCCCTGGCCGTGGTCGCCCACCGGATCCGCCCTCTGCGCGGATTCCTGCTCGGGCTCTCGAACGTCCTGTTCACGATCCCGTCCATCGCGATCTTCGTGCTCCTGCTGCCGGTCAGCGGCCTGACCAGGACCACGACCGTGATCGGCCTGACCGTCTACACCCTGGTCGTCCTGCTGCGGAACACCGTCGAGGGCCTCGACTCGGTCCCCGCGAGGACGAAGGAGGCGGCGAAGGCCATGGGCACCCGGCCCCTGCGCACCCTCCTCACCGTGGAACTCCCCCTCGCGCTCCCCGTGATCATGGCGGGTGTGCGGATCGCGACCGTCATGTCGATCTCCCTCGTCTCGGTCGCCACCTACATCGGCGACGGCGGCCTCGGCCAGCTCTTCACCGACGGCTTCCAGCGCGACTTCCCGACCCCGGTGATCGTGGGCGTGGTCCTCACGCTCCTGCTCGCCGTGGTCGCGGACGCCCTGCTGGTGGCCCTCCAGTACGTCCTGACCCCCTGGCGGCGGAGGCGAGCCTGA
- a CDS encoding diaminopimelate decarboxylase, which produces MDEYDSTGEGRAARRDEAVRAAVEQGLLGPDSPVVGLLDVTGIRESAAELRAAFDEVTAPGTPVLHAFAVKAAPLVPVLRLLREEGIGAEVASPGELALARAAGLPPALTVLDSPAKTPAELREALALGIAVNADNPQELDRIDALMRSAVSRSPLGIRVNPQIGGGSIGSTSTATATSKFGVALRDEGAREWVVRAFLDRPWLNRLHAHTGSQGIPLSLMIQGVAETYALAEEINRSIGRPQIDTIDIGGGLPVNFASDVTAPTYREYARALREAVPGLFDGRYGLVTEFGRSLLAKHGTIVARVEYAKSAGGRPVAVTHAGVQVATRTVYVPGSWPLRIAAYDGKGRPKSGPEVVQDVAGPACFAGDLLAEGRALPLLEQGDHAAALDTGAYYFAHHYAYNSLARPGIYGFVPDPQAGGVRFATVRDPQTIASIVAESGGAHVGALTTLHAPGSH; this is translated from the coding sequence ATGGACGAGTACGACAGCACCGGTGAAGGGCGGGCCGCCCGCCGGGACGAGGCGGTGCGGGCGGCCGTGGAGCAGGGTCTGCTGGGGCCGGACTCCCCCGTCGTCGGGCTTCTCGACGTCACCGGCATCCGGGAGTCGGCGGCGGAGCTGCGCGCGGCCTTCGACGAGGTCACCGCGCCGGGTACCCCGGTGCTGCACGCGTTCGCGGTGAAGGCCGCCCCGCTCGTGCCGGTGCTGAGGCTGCTGCGCGAGGAGGGCATCGGCGCGGAGGTGGCGAGCCCGGGCGAACTCGCGCTGGCGCGCGCCGCGGGGCTGCCACCGGCCTTGACCGTGCTCGACTCGCCCGCCAAGACACCGGCCGAGCTCAGGGAGGCGCTGGCGCTGGGGATCGCCGTCAACGCGGACAACCCGCAGGAGCTGGACCGCATCGACGCCCTGATGCGTTCGGCCGTCAGCCGCTCCCCGCTGGGGATCCGGGTCAATCCGCAGATCGGCGGCGGTTCCATCGGCTCGACCTCCACGGCCACGGCCACCTCGAAGTTCGGGGTGGCGCTGCGGGACGAGGGGGCGCGCGAGTGGGTCGTGCGGGCCTTCCTCGACCGGCCCTGGCTGAACCGGCTGCACGCGCACACCGGCTCGCAGGGCATCCCGCTCTCCCTGATGATCCAGGGAGTCGCGGAGACGTACGCGCTGGCCGAGGAGATCAACCGGAGCATCGGGCGGCCGCAGATCGACACGATCGACATAGGCGGCGGGCTGCCGGTGAACTTCGCCTCGGACGTGACGGCACCGACGTACCGGGAGTACGCGCGGGCGCTCAGGGAGGCGGTGCCGGGGCTGTTCGACGGGCGGTACGGGCTGGTCACCGAGTTCGGCCGGTCGCTGCTGGCCAAGCACGGCACGATCGTGGCGCGGGTGGAGTACGCCAAGAGCGCGGGCGGGCGGCCGGTCGCGGTGACGCACGCGGGTGTGCAGGTGGCGACGCGGACGGTGTACGTGCCGGGGTCGTGGCCGCTGAGGATCGCGGCGTACGACGGCAAGGGGCGCCCCAAGAGCGGGCCCGAGGTGGTGCAGGACGTGGCCGGACCGGCCTGTTTCGCGGGCGACCTGCTGGCCGAGGGGCGCGCGCTGCCGCTTCTGGAGCAGGGGGACCACGCGGCGGCGCTGGACACGGGCGCGTACTACTTCGCGCACCACTACGCGTACAACTCGCTGGCCCGGCCGGGCATCTACGGCTTCGTCCCCGACCCGCAGGCGGGAGGGGTTCGCTTCGCGACCGTGCGGGATCCCCAGACGATCGCCTCGATCGTGGCCGAATCCGGAGGGGCGCACGTCGGTGCGCTCACCACCCTGCACGCGCCCGGGAGCCATTGA